One window of the Rhipicephalus sanguineus isolate Rsan-2018 chromosome 2, BIME_Rsan_1.4, whole genome shotgun sequence genome contains the following:
- the LOC125757100 gene encoding kelch-like protein 29, with product MASSLSSGGGGGGRRNSLVVFVEGQAFHVDRPLLTRHSQFFRKTLDRPENRNKHKLKLSGVSAATFAVLLKYMNTGELQVTPENVDDVFNAAFRLHMSDVVKHCIQMETETTPTGQQILMFSAARRLNMAEEEQRAYHFLTAHFMSAVATREFLELDADDVIRLLSADALGCHCEEEVFEAAMRWLNHAPGERSPHSEKLMAAVRFDHMNPSELHHCLEYPGVAQMEPVKKIVLDAI from the exons ATGGCGTCGTCGctgtccagcggcggcggcggtggcgggcgGCGGAACAGCCTGGTCGTGTTCGTCGAGGGCCAGGCGTTTCACGTCGACCGCCCCTTGCTCACCAGGCACAGCCAGTTCTTCAGGAAGACCCTCGACAGGCCGGAGAACCGGAACAAGCACAAG CTCAAATTGTCGGGCGTCTCCGCAGCGACATTTGCCGTGCTACTGAAGTACATGAACACGGGCGAACTGCAAGTCACACCGGAAAATGTGGACGACGTGTTCAACGCGGCCTTCCGTCTTCACATGTCTGATGTCGTCAAGCACTGCATTCAG ATGGAGACGGAGACGACGCCGACCGGTCAGCAGATCCTCATGTTCTCCGCGGCGCGACGTCTGAACATGGCCGAGGAGGAGCAGCGGGCCTACCACTTCCTCACAGCGCATTTCATGTCGGCCGTGGCCACCCGCGAGTTTCTCGAACTGGACGCCGACGACGTCATCCGGCTGCTCTCCGCCGACGCTCTTGGATGTCACTG TGAGGAAGAAGTGTTCGAGGCGGCAATGCGATGGCTGAACCACGCGCCTGGCGAGCGGTCTCCCCACAGCGAAAAGCTCATGGCCGCCGTCCGCTTCGACCACATGAACCCGAGCGAGCTGCACCACTGCCTCGAGTACCCTGGCGTTGCTCAAATGGAACCCGTGAAAAAAATTGTCCTCGACGCCATATAG